The Dermacentor andersoni chromosome 1, qqDerAnde1_hic_scaffold, whole genome shotgun sequence genomic interval GTGTCCGAGTTGACACATTTCTCGACGAAGCTGCGCGGCCTTCCAAGAGCTTCTTTGTGAGCGTCAGGAGCCGGTTGGCGTGCACGGGGTGGTAGACTTGCTTTTGAAATGCTGTTCGTACCGATACAACCACTACCTGGTGCTCGGCAGCCGACATGCTCGGATCTTCTTACGCGCGCCAGCTGGCTCGGCGCACGCAAGAATCGGAGGCGACAGTCAGGTGATTGAGCTCGAACGATGACGATGCCGCGACTACGCCGACAACGCGAACATGAGCATATATAGCCAGCAGCTCAAGCTGGTAGGCACTGCCAGCCCCACCGGCGTAGGaggctagacagacagacagacacactcAAAACGTCCGAAGATCACACAGAATGGTTCGCATTGAAAGCCACGTGGCATAGTAGATGTTCTGAAGTGCAGGCTAGCAGATACACCACGATGGCTCAGCGGCCATGCTGCTGCGGAGCACCAAGTCGCGAGGTCATTCACCGACAGTGGCAGGCTGGTTCCTGTTGGGGAATTCAAGAAGACCCGTGTATACTAAGATTTCAGTGCACGTTGTATTATATAGCCTCGGAAGGTCAGTTCTCCATTAGTATACGTCTCCCATAAGCCGGTCTCTGATACATAAAATCTTGCAGCAGTCATTGCCAGTGCGCTATTTCCATGCCATGGTCTCATACCTCCACATTCTGTATACTCACCAATGCCGATAACTACGCCTGACGCAGGTGTTACACGTGCTGCTCCGGCCTGGACTTGAGGGGAACTACACTGCGACGACCACCTTGAAGGCACTCATGGCCCTCGAAAAATGTGCCGACAGGTCGGGTGCCAGCGAAGCCATCGAAGACTTTGCAGAGTTCATGGTAGACCGCGGGATCTCCTGGCCGGCGCCGGCCCTCCGAGAAAAGCACGTGGGGCTGCTTGAGTTCTTCGACGTTCTGCTAGACCTCTCCATCAATTGGAGAGTCGCCTTATGGTTTGACGTGAGCGCCGCCTACTCGGACATCGACGGCTCCTTTATCGTCAGCTTCAGTGAGATGGGTGCGCTGGCGTGGCACAGAATGCGGCAGCTGTCTACACTGGATGACGACGCGTACGCGGCCTTCGTCCGCAACATGTCATCGCTGTTGACAAATGGCTCGCTCATGCTGGATGACGAAGAGATCGAGGAGCTGCGTCGCGACGAAACTGTCATTCGCAACACCGTCCTGTCCCTCGACGCAGCTGAGCAGCATGACCTGGTCGTGCCACTCCACAAGGTCGGCGACGTGACGAGAGTGATTTCGTCAGCAGAATGGATGACACTGCTGACGAAGCACCTTAGCACTGACTTCAACATTACCTCACACACGGAAGTCCTGCTGTCGAACGAACCGTACCTCGCCCGAATATTCACGCTGTTGGATACCATCACGGCCGACAGAGCGCTTAACGTGACGGGCTGGATGTTCGCTTACGTCTACGCGTGGACCGCGACGCCAGCCTTAGACGATTTCCCTAACATGGGTACCGAGGGAATGAGGACATACTCGCTCTGCTTCTTGACCGTGCAGGAGTGGCTCGGTCTCGCTCACTTGGCCGCCTCGTTCACGCACGAGTTTCCCGCGCCCGAGCGCCACAAGATCTCCGACGTCTTGAACTGGACGTCTTTCGGGCTCGTGGACGCCATCGCGAACTCTCGCAGCGTGTCGAATTCCACAAAGAGCACGGCTGCAGCCAAGATTCAGACGACAACCGGACGACACTTCTGGCCTCCGGAGCCTTTCTTCCACCTGGACACGCTCGACGTCATGTACGAGAGCTTTCCGGCGCAACAGAACAACTTTTTTGCGATCTGGATGAAGTCAAGGAAGGCACTGAGGAGGTCTCTCACCAACCGTTACTACGGAAGCCTCATGACCGCACGTTACCGCTGGCTTCTGAGCGACGTCCTATACGTTTATGGCCTCAACTGGATGCGGATCAGTTTGTGGGCTGTCTACCCGCCGTCGTACTTGAAGGATGGCTCGCGCGCTATGGCGTACAGCGGACTGGGGTTCCAACTGGCCAGAGCGTTGGTGAGAACCGTGGACGAGCACGGGAGACGCCTCAATCACAGGGGGCACGAGAGCAACTGGTGGGACAAGGTGCAGAACTGCACGTGGGACCTGGCTGAGTCGGAGCGCGAAAAGCGGGAAATAGCCGACTTGTTTGCGCTCGAGCTGGCACTGGACGCGCTCAGGAAGAGCTCCGGGAGGGACCGCCTGCCGCAGAAGATCCGCGGACTAGAGATGCTCTCAGAGACGCAGACGTTTTTCGTGAGCTACTGCAGCCACTTCTGCGATGACCCGGATGGAAAGAGGCTGTGTAGCCTGGCAGCGAACGTCAGCGATTTCGCAGATGTCTTTTCTTGCCAGCAACATGAGAGG includes:
- the LOC126548379 gene encoding neprilysin-11-like, which encodes MALEKCADRSGASEAIEDFAEFMVDRGISWPAPALREKHVGLLEFFDVLLDLSINWRVALWFDVSAAYSDIDGSFIVSFSEMGALAWHRMRQLSTLDDDAYAAFVRNMSSLLTNGSLMLDDEEIEELRRDETVIRNTVLSLDAAEQHDLVVPLHKVGDVTRVISSAEWMTLLTKHLSTDFNITSHTEVLLSNEPYLARIFTLLDTITADRALNVTGWMFAYVYAWTATPALDDFPNMGTEGMRTYSLCFLTVQEWLGLAHLAASFTHEFPAPERHKISDVLNWTSFGLVDAIANSRSVSNSTKSTAAAKIQTTTGRHFWPPEPFFHLDTLDVMYESFPAQQNNFFAIWMKSRKALRRSLTNRYYGSLMTARYRWLLSDVLYVYGLNWMRISLWAVYPPSYLKDGSRAMAYSGLGFQLARALVRTVDEHGRRLNHRGHESNWWDKVQNCTWDLAESEREKREIADLFALELALDALRKSSGRDRLPQKIRGLEMLSETQTFFVSYCSHFCDDPDGKRLCSLAANVSDFADVFSCQQHERDICLFV